The sequence ATCCGTGACGCGGCCGCTCGGGAGGATGGTCCAGCGCACCACCACCCGGCGCGGAGGCTTCTCGCCCACGGCACACGAGGCGATGTCCGCCTTGTTCGCGGCGACCACCTCGTAGATGTCGGTCTCCGGGAGAATCTCGCGCGGCGTCGTCGGGTCTGGCGGCACGTAGACGATGCGCCCCGCGGGGCCGCTCGAGGCTGGGGGCTCCAGCAACTCACGCTCGTAGTCCTCGTCCGGGCCCGTGTCCGACTTGGGCTCCGCCTTCGCGGCGGCGGCATTCGGGTCCGTCTTGCCCGCCACGCCCCCCACGGGCGACTCCGCCGGGCGCTTCGCGAGCGCGGAGCCGGCCGCGGCCTGCTGGCCCCCCTGCGCTCGAGAGGGATAGCTGCCCGTCGGCAGCGGCGAGGACAGCACCGAGTTCGGCGCATGGTCGACGTCATCCACGTCGTCACTGCGCGTGCCCTTCAGCATGGGCACGCTTCCACCCCGGTCGATTCCGACGGTGCCCAGCGGTGCTGCGTGCGAGGAGCTCGCGCCGGCCGCTCCGTAGGACGGGGACGCTCCCGAGGTCCCCGAGGCGGCCGTGGCCGCGACACCCACGCGGGCGGGCTCCGACGGAGTCGTGGCACCGGGCAGCGCGGTGGAAGGACTGGCAACGCTCCCCGAGCCGGCCACAGGTTGCGCGGCACTGGGGGCCGTGCCTGGAGCCTCGCTCGGAGGCTCCGCGGCAGCCACGGGAGCAGCCGTGCTGGCCGCGGAGGCCGCGCTTCCTGAACCAGCCGTCGCGGAGGAGTCCACGGCGGGAGCTTCCTCCTGGAAGCCCATCCGTGCCCCGAGCCCACGGACACCCGCGTTTCCGAGCAGGCCCATGGCCACGGCGACCGTCAGGCCGCCCACGACTCCGCCTCCGGCCACGAGCCACAGGGCGCCACGCCGACGCGAGCGCGCACGGCCTGACTTCGGTTCCTCCGTGAGCACGGCGTGCGTGCCCGCCGGGTCCACGGAGATGCTCGCCTCCGTGTTGAGGCCGGAGGACTGCATCTGCGCGCCGGCGAAGCCACCATCGTGTGATGGCGGTGCCACGGGAACCTGCTGTTCCACGGTGCTCGCCGCGGCAATGCCAGCCGTCTGGGACTGCAGCGCCGCAGGGCCTTGCACTCCCGCGTCAGGGCCTGCGCCGACCGCGCCAGAGCCCTGCATCGCAGCAGAGCCGCCTCCCACCGTCGCGACGCCTACCGGTACCGAAGGAGCTACGTGCGAAGGCGACGCAACACCCATCGCCCCCGAAGGAACGACGTGCGAAGGCGACACCGGCACGCCCACCGGCGCCATGGGGCTCACGCGCGAAGGCGACGCCGCGACACCCACCGGACCGGCAGAAGCAACAGGCGCGGACGCGCCCTCACTCGCGAAGGCACCCTCGGCGATGGCGCGCAGGGCGTCGGCACCCCTCAACCCGGGACGGGGCTGCTGGACGCTGGCCTCCCCGGGCAGGTCCACCGTCGGCGCCTTCTCCTCCGGACGCGGAACGACGGTCCCCGCCAGCTCCGGCACCTGCGACAGCGGCAGCCACTCGCTGAAGCCCTCGCGCCAGCAGAGCGAATCCGGCCCCAGCTCGCCCTTCGCCCAGAAGCCCTTCAGCGCCGCGGCCTCATGCGGCCCCGAGGCCTGTCCGCCGAGCGCGACGTACCACGCGTAGCTCGGCGCCTCCTGGGGCGGCGGCTGCGGCTCGGGCATCGCGGACACGCGCGGGCGTCCACGGTGCAGCCGCTCCGACATCATCTCGCCGCGCGAGCGCGACTGCGCCGAGGGCTCGGCGACGCGGCGCTTGTCCGTGCGCAGCTTGCTGACGATGGCATCCAGCTCCGCGTCGGCAACGCCGTCCAACACGGGCGAGGAGTCGGTGTCCGGCTCCTCCGAGCGGCCTTCCCGGGAGCCGCCCGGTTTGGCGCTCCCATCGCCTGAGTTGCCCACCATGCACCGGCTCCTTGCCAGAACCCCGAATGACGACCCGCTCCTCCACCCTCTGACTCCCCAATGGAATGCCCGCGAGCGGATTCGTCAACGGAGAGCGACTGCGCGAAGGTGGACGAGGTCCCCACTCTAATCGGAGCCCTGACGAAAATATCCGTCCCTGTTCCGGTGACCTCCTCCCACTGTGCGGCGGCCGCCCACAGTGGCCCTGTCACGCCTCCAGCGGAACAAGGCGCTCGGTCCACCATGCGACACCCGCTCGCACGGCATGCGAGCAGGCACCCCGGTGACAGGAGCCACGCGGCTTCAGGGGTCCTTCTGGAGCACGACGTACGTGGGCGAGGAGAACCCCGCGTGGGTGCCGTAGCTGTGGAACGCGTAGCCCTGGCGCGCGTACCAGTCCTGGTGGTCCTTCAGCGCCAGCCGCACGTTGAGCCGCACGGGAGTGGGCCCCAGCGCCCGGGCTCGCGCCTCCACCGCCTGCATCAGCGCGCGGGCCACGCCCTGCCCCCGGAAGGGCGGGAGCACCGCCAGCCGGTCCAGGTACACGTGGTCCGGCTTCACGTGGAAGAAGACGCAGCCCACCGGCCCGGAGGGCTCCTCGGCGAGGAGCGCGCCTCCGTCCCGAAGCTCGCGCAGGACGACGTCCTCCGTCTTCCCGTGCGCGCTGGAGGGCGGCTCCAACCGCCCCCGGTACTCCTCGAATGCCTCCCGGAGCAGGCGGGCCAGCAACGGGGCATCCGCCGCAACCGCTTCACGAATCATCGTCCGCGCTACTCCTTCAACGCCGCGGTGAACTGGGAGATGGTCTTCTTGGCGTCACCCAGCACCATCATCGTGTTCGGCCGGACGAACAACTCGTTTTCGATGCCCGCGAACCCCGGGTTGAGCGAGCGCTTCAGCACCAGGCACGTCTTCGCCATGTCCGCCGACAGAATCGGCATGCCGTAGATGGGGCTGCTCTGGTTGTTGCGCGCGGCCGGGTTCACCACGTCGTTGGCGCCCACCACCAGCGCCACGTCCGTCGCCGAGAAGTCATCGTTGATGACGTCCAGGTCGAACAGGTGGTCGTACGGGACGTTCGCCTCGGCGAGCAGCACGTTCATGTGCCCGGGCATGCGGCCGGCCACGGGGTGGATGGCGTAGCGCACGTCGCAGCCGTTGGCCTGGAGCGCGCTGGCCAAATCACGCACCGCGTGCTGCGCCTGCGACACCGCCATGCCGTAGCCGGGCACCACGATGACGGTGCGCGCGGCGCGGAGCACCTCGGCCGCCTCCTCCACCGAGCCCACGTTGGGCGCGGGCCCGGAGGACGCCGCGCCCGCCGTCACCGCCTTCGCCTCCGGCTCCGCGCCGAACGCGCCGAAGAGCACGTTGGCGAACGAGCGGTTCATCGCCTTGGACATCATCATGCCCAGCAGGAAGCCGGAGAAGCCGTCCAGCGCGCCGCAGATGATGAGGACGTTGTTGCCCAGCGCGAAGCCCGTGGCCGACGCCGCGAGGCCCGCGTACGAGTTGAGGAGACAGATGACCACCGGCATGTCCGCGCCGCCGATGGGCAGCACCAGCAGCACGCCCAACAGCACGCCCAGCGCCGCCACGGCGAAGAAGGCCCACGACGCTCCCGGCGAGTACACCAGCAGGCCCACCAGCCCCAGCGTGCCGACAATCATCAGCATGTTGGACGCGTTCTGCCCCGGGTAGGTGACGGGCTTGCCGGTGATGAAGCCCTGCAGCTTGCCGAAGGCCATGAGGCTGCCGGTGAAGGTGAGCGCGCCGAGCGCCACCTCCAGGCCCGTGGCCGTCACGGACAGCGTCGTCATGTGCGGGCCGCCGTGCTCCAGGTACTCGACGACGCCCACCAGCGCCACCGCGAGCCCGCCGAAGGCGTGCGACAGGGCGATGCGCTCGGGCATCTTCGTCATGGGAATCCACAGGCCCATGCCCGTGCCCACCGCCGAGCCGATGAGGGTGGCGAGGATGAGCCACTCCCACCGCACGATGACGCCGGACACCTCCACGCCGTACAGCAGCGTGCCGACGACGGCGGCCACCATGCCCACCTCGGCCAGCAGCACGCCCCGCCGCGCCGTCTGCGCGTCACCCAAATCCTTCAGGCCCAGCACGAAGAGGATGGAGGCCGCCAGGTACAGCAACTGGACGAACGTCTCCGTGAGCGAGAGCGTCATCGCGCACCGCCCTTCTTCTTGAACATGCGCAGCATGCGGTCGGTGATGAGGAAGCCGCCCACCACGTTGATGGTGGCCGCGAGCACCGCCACCGCGCCCAGCACCGTGGACACCGTCCCGTAGTGCCCGCCCGCCGCCAGCAGCGAGCCCACCAGGGAGATGCCGGAGATGGCGTTGGTGAAGGCCATCAGCGGCGTGTGCAGCAGGTGCGGCACCTTGGAGATGACCTGGTAGCCGGTGAAGGCGGCCAGGAAGAACACGTACAGCCCGAAGATGAGCGTCAGTGACATGTCAGGCCACCTCCTTCAGCGCCACGTCCGCCACGGCCGGATGGATGATGTCCCCGCCGCGGGTGATGAGCATTCCCTTCACGATTTCGTCGGAGGCATCCAGCTTCAGCGCGCCGTCCTTGTCCGTGACGTGCGCCAAGAGCTTCTCCAGGTTGCGCGAGTACATGGCGCTCGCGTGCACCGCGAGCTGGCTGGGCAGGTTCTTCTCGCCGATGACGGTGACGCCGAACTCCGTGCGGTAGCGCTCGCCGGGACGGGTCAGCTCACAGTTGCCGCCCTGCTCCGCCGCGATGTCCACCACCACCGAGCCGCTCTTCATCCGCCGCACCATGTCCGCCGGCAACAGCAGCGGCGCGCGGCGGCCCGGCACCTGCGCGGTGGTGATGACGGCGTCGGACTTCGCCACGTGCACCGCGAGCGCCTCGGCCTGCTTCTTCTTCGCCTCCTCGCTCAGCTCCTTCGCGTAGCCGCCGGAGCCCGCCGCGTCCTCAATCTCGATGTTGACGAAGCGGGCGCCCAGGCTCTCCACCTGCTCCTTCACCACCTTGCGGACATCGTACGCCTCCACCACCGCGCCCAGGCGCCGCGCCGTGGCGATGGCCTGCAGGCCGGCCACGCCCGCGCCCAGCACCAGCACCTTGGCCGGCGGAATGGTGCCCGCGGCCGTCATCAACATGGGGAACAGCTTCGGCAGCGCCTCCGCCGCGAGCAGCACCGCGCGGTAGCCCGCAATCGTCGCCTGCGAGCTGAGCACGTCCATCATCTGCGCCAGCGTGGTGCGCGGCACCATGTCCATCGCCAGCAGCGTCACCTGCCGCCCGGCGATGGCGCGCGCCAGCTTCGGGTTGGCCAGGGGGTACGCGAGGCTCACCAGCACCGAGCCGGACTTCAGCAGCGACACCTCTTCCGGCGTCGGCGGCTGCACCTTGAGCAGCACGTCCGCGGCACCGTAGACGGCGGCGGCGCTGGACTCGATGCGCGCTCCGGCGGCGCGCAGCTC comes from Pyxidicoccus parkwaysis and encodes:
- a CDS encoding GYF domain-containing protein, translated to MVGNSGDGSAKPGGSREGRSEEPDTDSSPVLDGVADAELDAIVSKLRTDKRRVAEPSAQSRSRGEMMSERLHRGRPRVSAMPEPQPPPQEAPSYAWYVALGGQASGPHEAAALKGFWAKGELGPDSLCWREGFSEWLPLSQVPELAGTVVPRPEEKAPTVDLPGEASVQQPRPGLRGADALRAIAEGAFASEGASAPVASAGPVGVAASPSRVSPMAPVGVPVSPSHVVPSGAMGVASPSHVAPSVPVGVATVGGGSAAMQGSGAVGAGPDAGVQGPAALQSQTAGIAAASTVEQQVPVAPPSHDGGFAGAQMQSSGLNTEASISVDPAGTHAVLTEEPKSGRARSRRRGALWLVAGGGVVGGLTVAVAMGLLGNAGVRGLGARMGFQEEAPAVDSSATAGSGSAASAASTAAPVAAAEPPSEAPGTAPSAAQPVAGSGSVASPSTALPGATTPSEPARVGVAATAASGTSGASPSYGAAGASSSHAAPLGTVGIDRGGSVPMLKGTRSDDVDDVDHAPNSVLSSPLPTGSYPSRAQGGQQAAAGSALAKRPAESPVGGVAGKTDPNAAAAKAEPKSDTGPDEDYERELLEPPASSGPAGRIVYVPPDPTTPREILPETDIYEVVAANKADIASCAVGEKPPRRVVVRWTILPSGRVTDVSTETASVKGTSLAFCIEDKVRAWNFSRHQEQGGPVRFPFVF
- a CDS encoding GNAT family N-acetyltransferase, yielding MIREAVAADAPLLARLLREAFEEYRGRLEPPSSAHGKTEDVVLRELRDGGALLAEEPSGPVGCVFFHVKPDHVYLDRLAVLPPFRGQGVARALMQAVEARARALGPTPVRLNVRLALKDHQDWYARQGYAFHSYGTHAGFSSPTYVVLQKDP
- a CDS encoding NAD(P)(+) transhydrogenase (Re/Si-specific) subunit beta; protein product: MTLSLTETFVQLLYLAASILFVLGLKDLGDAQTARRGVLLAEVGMVAAVVGTLLYGVEVSGVIVRWEWLILATLIGSAVGTGMGLWIPMTKMPERIALSHAFGGLAVALVGVVEYLEHGGPHMTTLSVTATGLEVALGALTFTGSLMAFGKLQGFITGKPVTYPGQNASNMLMIVGTLGLVGLLVYSPGASWAFFAVAALGVLLGVLLVLPIGGADMPVVICLLNSYAGLAASATGFALGNNVLIICGALDGFSGFLLGMMMSKAMNRSFANVLFGAFGAEPEAKAVTAGAASSGPAPNVGSVEEAAEVLRAARTVIVVPGYGMAVSQAQHAVRDLASALQANGCDVRYAIHPVAGRMPGHMNVLLAEANVPYDHLFDLDVINDDFSATDVALVVGANDVVNPAARNNQSSPIYGMPILSADMAKTCLVLKRSLNPGFAGIENELFVRPNTMMVLGDAKKTISQFTAALKE
- a CDS encoding NAD(P) transhydrogenase subunit alpha, which produces MSLTLIFGLYVFFLAAFTGYQVISKVPHLLHTPLMAFTNAISGISLVGSLLAAGGHYGTVSTVLGAVAVLAATINVVGGFLITDRMLRMFKKKGGAR
- a CDS encoding Re/Si-specific NAD(P)(+) transhydrogenase subunit alpha codes for the protein MLPGMIIAIPRETVPGERRVALVTESVKRLVGKKHEVVVESGAGLGAECSDEELRAAGARIESSAAAVYGAADVLLKVQPPTPEEVSLLKSGSVLVSLAYPLANPKLARAIAGRQVTLLAMDMVPRTTLAQMMDVLSSQATIAGYRAVLLAAEALPKLFPMLMTAAGTIPPAKVLVLGAGVAGLQAIATARRLGAVVEAYDVRKVVKEQVESLGARFVNIEIEDAAGSGGYAKELSEEAKKKQAEALAVHVAKSDAVITTAQVPGRRAPLLLPADMVRRMKSGSVVVDIAAEQGGNCELTRPGERYRTEFGVTVIGEKNLPSQLAVHASAMYSRNLEKLLAHVTDKDGALKLDASDEIVKGMLITRGGDIIHPAVADVALKEVA